One segment of Sesamum indicum cultivar Zhongzhi No. 13 linkage group LG4, S_indicum_v1.0, whole genome shotgun sequence DNA contains the following:
- the LOC105159737 gene encoding putative pentatricopeptide repeat-containing protein At5g52630, with amino-acid sequence MLQRLLKEPFRQTPLPFRRQPTILSALPQNSLNQQSFELNYRIICNHLVDFTREKNLLKGQSFHAHVVKSGMQIVPLICHHLMNFYAKLELPYCSEQIFHESQFISSTTWSSIVSSFVQNELPLRGLEYFKLLLRNDGMFPDDYIFPCATKACAMINDYCFGQSVHCLAVKIGFEVNVFVGSSVVDMYAKCGNLLDARKVFDEMPEKNVVTWSGMIYGYAQMGEDEEALKLFKNALWEGLEVNDFTFSSVIRVCGYSTLFELGKQMHGLCLKLSYDETSFVGSALISMYSKSGMIEGAYRVFNEVSDKNLGMWNAMLIACAQHADTKSVFELFKKMENTGMKPNFITFLCILYACSHAGLVKEGKHYFGTMKEYGIEPGSQHYASMVDLLGRAGKLQEAMKLIEEMPMQPTESVWGALLTGCRIHGNTELASSVADRVFELGPVSPGLHVLLSNAYAAAGRYQEAAKARKMLRDSGQKKETGLSWVEEGNRIHTFAAEDRTHEFSEEIYRKLDELGEDMERDGYVADTTCVLKEVGAEEKSQTIKYHSERLAIAFALITFPPERPIRVMKNLRVCGDCHVAIKFMSKCTGRIIIVRDNNRFHRFEKGKCSCGDYW; translated from the coding sequence ATGCTTCAACGTCTACTGAAAGAACCCTTCCGGCAGACGCCATTACCGTTCCGCAGACAACCCACAATTCTTTCAGCATTACCTCAAAATTCACTCAATCAACAAAGCTTTGAGTTAAACTATCGAATCATATGCAATCACTTAGTCGACTTTACCCGCGAAAAGAATCTTCTAAAAGGCCAATCTTTCCATGCCCATGTTGTCAAATCGGGGATGCAAATAGTTCCGCTTATTTGCCACCATCTGATGAACTTCTACGCTAAGCTTGAGCTCCCGTATTGCTCGGAGCAGATTTTCCACGAGTCCCAGTTCATATCTTCCACCACGTGGAGTTCTATCGTATCAAGTTTCGTTCAGAATGAACTCCCGCTTCGTGGGCTTGAATATTTTAAGTTACTGCTGCGGAATGATGGAATGTTTCCtgatgattatatttttccatgtGCGACCAAAGCGTGTGCGATGATTAATGATTACTGTTTCGGGCAATCGGTGCATTGTCTAGCGGTGAAAATTGGGTTTGAAGTGAATGTGTTTGTGGGGAGCTCTGTCGTGGATATGTATGCAAAATGTGGGAATTTATTGGATGCAAGAAAGGTGTTTGATGAGATGCCTGAAAAAAATGTGGTGACCTGGAGTGGGATGATATACGGTTACGCACAAATGGGTGAGGACGAAGAGGCGTTGAAGCTTTTTAAGAATGCTTTGTGGGAAGGTTTGGAAGTGAATGATTTTACATTCTCGAGTGTAATTCGGGTTTGTGGGTATTCTACTCTGTTTGAATTAGGTAAGCAAATGCATGGTTTGTGTTTGAAATTGAGTTATGATGAAACCAGCTTTGTGGGGAGTGCTTTGATCTCTATGTACTCGAAGAGTGGAATGATTGAAGGTGCTTATAGAGTGTTTAATGAGGTTTCAGATAAAAATTTGGGAATGTGGAATGCAATGCTGATTGCTTGTGCTCAGCATGCGGACACTAAGAGTGTGTTTGAGttattcaagaaaatggaaaatacaGGGATGAAACCAAATTTTATCACATTTTTGTGTATCCTCTATGCATGTAGCCATGCAGGCTTAGTGAAGGAAGGAAAACATTATTTTGGTACGATGAAGGAATATGGGATAGAGCCAGGAAGTCAGCATTATGCTTCAATGGTGGACTTGCTTGGCCGCGCGGGTAAATTGCAGGAGGCCATGAAATTAATTGAGGAAATGCCAATGCAACCAACTGAGTCTGTCTGGGGAGCTTTATTGACTGGCTGTCGAATTCATGGAAATACCGAGTTGGCAAGTTCTGTGGCTGATAGGGTCTTTGAATTGGGACCTGTAAGCCCAGGCCTACATGTGCTGCTATCCAATGCTTATGCAGCTGCTGGCAGATATCAAGAGGCTGCAAAAGCAAGGAAGATGCTCAGGGATAGTGGACAGAAAAAGGAAACAGGTTTGAGCTGGGTGGAGGAAGGTAATAGGATACACACATTTGCTGCAGAGGATAGGACACATGAATTCTCTGAGGAGATTTATAGAAAGCTGGATGAGTTAGGAGAGGACATGGAGCGAGATGGTTATGTTGCAGACACAACTTGTGTACTGAAAGAAGTTGGTGCTGAAGAGAAGAGCCAGACCATTAAGTATCACAGTGAGAGGTTAGCCATAGCTTTTGCACTCATTACATTTCCACCCGAACGACCCATTAGAGTTATGAAAAACTTGCGTGTGTGTGGTGATTGTCATGTGGCCATAAAGTTTATGTCTAAGTGCACTGGAAGGATTATCATCGTGAGAGATAACAATCGATTTCATCGCTTTGAGAAGGGGAAGTGCTCTTGTGGTGATTACTGGTGA